One stretch of Deinococcus radiopugnans ATCC 19172 DNA includes these proteins:
- a CDS encoding HAMP domain-containing protein, protein MKYTVTIQQPVQDERRRGLEQQLTERFNLNAEQAARLAGRRTGRLMKPTSRSRAELLLDVFQLGGAAVALEEVPEETRMMQEPFQGLAPSAAASAFGRSEAPDEAFLAPLQPAPAWPAPMEEASAEPVSVAVPSSFGAPPVAFTSGGAALSGGGSAVAVPTAVAATADPFAGPPADVWSDFTGSLTMTDAVPAVPAGGVDQPSTAVVPVVIPAVTADAGPTLPRRSLTRLLALNTLAPLALSSVAALGLLTLTLPAVQRQAAQSQAQTLAAAVGAGLGGGAQPNSQQPSSPQLSGQQLGAQLGAVVATPGVAFVRAELPGGPAILRAQDADVGRQSRELSAWLGRHPKGGSLKLGGSEFMVAQAVFRTTAAGKAELLPAGAATDAGVLRRVAVGVPAAQAGSVLTTALLLVLLAALLGLFLASLLTRRSARQITGPIDRLVKAADAISMGDLSRPVHAHQNDEIGDLAQALERMRQSLEAAMERLRRRRKG, encoded by the coding sequence ATGAAGTACACCGTGACCATCCAGCAGCCCGTTCAGGACGAACGTCGGCGCGGCCTGGAACAGCAACTGACCGAGCGCTTCAACCTCAACGCCGAACAGGCCGCACGGCTGGCGGGGCGGCGGACCGGACGGTTGATGAAGCCCACCAGCCGCAGCCGCGCCGAGTTGCTGCTGGACGTGTTTCAGCTGGGGGGAGCAGCGGTGGCCCTGGAGGAAGTGCCGGAAGAAACCCGCATGATGCAAGAGCCGTTCCAGGGACTGGCCCCGTCGGCCGCCGCGTCGGCCTTCGGGCGCAGTGAGGCGCCGGACGAAGCGTTTCTGGCCCCGTTGCAGCCGGCTCCTGCCTGGCCCGCCCCCATGGAGGAGGCCAGCGCCGAGCCGGTTAGCGTCGCCGTCCCCTCATCCTTCGGGGCGCCGCCCGTGGCCTTCACGTCGGGCGGGGCCGCCCTTTCGGGCGGCGGCTCTGCCGTCGCGGTGCCTACGGCGGTGGCCGCAACGGCTGACCCGTTTGCCGGCCCACCCGCCGATGTCTGGTCCGACTTCACCGGCTCGCTGACCATGACCGACGCCGTGCCGGCAGTGCCCGCCGGCGGCGTGGATCAACCGTCCACGGCAGTGGTGCCGGTGGTCATTCCGGCGGTGACCGCCGACGCTGGCCCCACCCTGCCGCGCCGCAGCCTGACGCGCCTGCTCGCGCTCAATACCCTGGCCCCGCTGGCGTTGTCGAGCGTCGCCGCGCTGGGCCTGCTGACCCTGACGCTGCCGGCGGTGCAGCGTCAGGCGGCGCAGAGCCAGGCCCAGACGCTGGCCGCCGCCGTGGGCGCCGGTCTGGGGGGTGGAGCTCAGCCCAACTCCCAGCAGCCCAGCAGCCCACAACTCAGTGGCCAGCAATTGGGTGCCCAACTCGGCGCCGTGGTCGCCACCCCCGGCGTGGCCTTCGTGCGCGCGGAATTGCCCGGCGGGCCGGCCATCCTGCGCGCCCAGGACGCGGACGTGGGCCGGCAGAGCCGGGAACTGTCGGCCTGGCTGGGGCGTCATCCGAAGGGCGGCAGCCTGAAGCTGGGCGGCAGCGAGTTCATGGTGGCCCAGGCGGTCTTCCGGACCACCGCTGCCGGAAAAGCAGAGCTGCTTCCAGCGGGAGCTGCCACGGACGCGGGCGTGCTGCGCCGCGTGGCGGTAGGCGTGCCGGCAGCCCAGGCAGGGTCGGTGCTGACCACGGCGCTGCTGCTGGTGCTGCTCGCCGCCCTGCTGGGCTTGTTCCTGGCCTCCCTGCTGACCCGGCGCTCGGCCCGGCAGATCACCGGTCCTATTGACCGCCTGGTCAAGGCGGCCGATGCCATCAGCATGGGTGACCTGTCACGCCCGGTGCATGCCCACCAGAACGACGAGATTGGTGATCTGGCGCAGGCCCTGGAGCGCATGCGCCAGAGCCTGGAGGCCGCCATGGAACGGCTGCGCCGCCGCCGCAAGGGCTAA